The following are from one region of the Populus trichocarpa isolate Nisqually-1 chromosome 8, P.trichocarpa_v4.1, whole genome shotgun sequence genome:
- the LOC7490882 gene encoding PAN domain-containing protein At5g03700, with product MDSHFQNKKSLYILCMSSSTTLLSFHYLSLPFSSHKSKMEKKPVNSATRSLATQLLFLISSILYTCTSATAQELLAGFKANPSSSVSSFQSLLNDSTSTFSLGFLRVNQTQLALTVIHLPSLQPLWQANPTSSFRWSDKTQLFFNGSLVISDPHKRSFWSTGTSQQGDKVVLLNSSNLQILQKQVVLWQSFDFPTSTLVENQNFTSNMSLVSPNGLYSMRLGDDFMALYARFKDGKTQQMYWKHKALEAKAEVVQGQGPIHARLESDGFLGMYQMGKTPVDIQPFNSFHRPIDRFLMVQLEPDGNLKGYYWAQTDWVLDYQAITETCELPSPCGPYGLCRAGSGCSCLDNRTQVDTASFQCIDGDDQSGDFCSGSDDFWVLRRKGVELPFKELMDSDTTSSSVEECELSCQRNCSCWGAVYNNATGFCYTLNYPIQTLVGVGDESKVGYFKVRTKRSWHKKMKVGIRVLGAVIVVLTGVVLGYGGYKIWNRRRRGPKRVLEEKTEVSPGPYKNLGSASFKSIEMF from the coding sequence ATGGACAGCcatttccaaaacaagaaatCATTATATATTCTTTGCATGTCTTCTTCCACAACACTCTTATCTTTCCACTACCTCTCCCTTCCCTTCTCGTCTCACAAGtcaaaaatggaaaagaaaccAGTAAACTCAGCAACCCGATCACTTGCCACTCAGCTTCTCTTCCTCATTTCAAGTATTCTCTACACGTGCACTTCGGCCACAGCCCAAGAGCTTCTCGCTGGCTTCAAAGCCAACCCAAGTTCATCAGTCTCATCCTTTCAGTCTCTCTTGAATGACTCAACAAGCACCTTTTCTCTAGGTTTCCTCCGAGTCAACCAAACCCAACTCGCCCTCACAGTCATCCACCTCCCTTCCCTCCAGCCACTCTGGCAGGCTAACCCAACAAGCTCGTTTCGTTGGTCAGACAAGACCCAGCTCTTCTTCAATGGTAGTCTTGTGATATCTGATCCACACAAGAGGTCATTTTGGTCCACAGGAACGTCCCAACAAGGTGACAAAGTTGTCCTCCTGAACTCCTCAAACCTACAAATACTACAAAAACAAGTTGTTCTCTGGCAAAGTTTCGATTTTCCCACAAGTACCCTCGTCGAGAACCAGAATTTCACTTCCAACATGTCTCTCGTCTCCCCCAATGGGCTTTACTCCATGCGCTTAGGAGATGACTTCATGGCCCTATACGCAAGGTTCAAAGATGGGAAAACGCAACAAATGTACTGGAAACACAAAGCCTTGGAAGCTAAAGCAGAAGTTGTTCAAGGACAAGGTCCGATCCATGCCCGACTCGAATCCGATGGGTTTTTGGGCATGTACCAAATGGGAAAAACCCCGGTGGATATTCAACCTTTCAACAGCTTTCATCGACCTATTGACAGATTCCTGATGGTCCAGTTAGAACCGGACGGGAACCTCAAAGGCTATTACTGGGCTCAAACCGACTGGGTCTTGGACTACCAGGCTATCACTGAAACGTGTGAGTTGCCCAGTCCCTGCGGTCCCTACGGTTTGTGCAGAGCCGGGTCGGGCTGCTCCTGCTTGGATAACCGGACCCAGGTGGACACTGCGTCATTTCAGTGCATTGATGGGGATGATCAGTCCGGCGATTTTTGCAGTGGaagtgatgatttctgggttcTGAGAAGGAAAGGGGTGGAGTTACCGTTTAAGGAGTTGATGGATTCGGACACAACATCATCATCCGTGGAGGAATGTGAGCTGTCTTGTCAGAGGAACTGCAGCTGCTGGGGTGCAGTTTACAACAACGCAACCGGGTTTTGTTACACTTTGAATTACCCGATCCAAACACTGGTGGGTGTGGGTGATGAGAGTAAAGTCGGGTATTTCAAGGTGAGAACCAAACGTAGTTGgcataagaaaatgaaagtcGGTATTCGGGTTCTTGGGGCGGTTATTGTGGTTCTGACCGGAGTTGTGCTTGGGTATGGAGGTTATAAGATCTGGAATAGGAGAAGAAGAGGGCCTAAACGGGTCTTGGAGGAGAAGACCGAGGTATCACCCGGCCCGTATAAAAATCTCGGGTCGGCTAGTTTCAAGTCTATCGAGATGTTTTAG
- the LOC7490884 gene encoding cationic amino acid transporter 6, chloroplastic isoform X1, with protein sequence MESHGSSFSGLDSYFRALAQTPARLARRACSVSTSHEEMSQVKARSGSVMQRTLRWYDLVGFGIGGMVGAGVFVITGHASRLRAGPSVVISYAIAGLCALLSSFCYTEFAVDMPVAGGAFSYLRITFGEFAAFLTGANLIMDYVMSNAAVARGFTAYLGSAIGISTSKWRLVIHGLPDGFNEIDTFAVLVVLAITLIICYRYHYCLFFKCSAYSHQTSLRVLNLISLFLFCSTRESSLVNMLLTILHILFIGFVILMGFWKGDWKNFTQPANPNNPSGFFPFGAPGVFNGAAMVYLSYIGYDAVSTLAEEVHDPVKDIPIGVSGSVIIVTILYCLMAASMSMLLPYDMIDADAPFSAAFRGESDGWQWVSNVIGMGASFGILTSLLVAMLGQARYLCVIGRSNVVPAWFARVHPKTSTPVNASAFLGIFTAAIALFTDLNVLLNLVSIGTLFVFYMVANALVYRRYVAIGTTNPWPTLSFLCSFSFTSILFTLIWHFMPNGKGKAFMLGACAVIAIAIIQLFHCIVPQARKPEFWGVPLMPWIPCASIFLNIFLLGSLDGPSYVRFVFFSALAVLVYVLYSVHASFDAEGGGSIGQKNGEIARESDESEDHINSFKV encoded by the exons ATGGAGAGCCATGGCTCCTCTTTCTCTGGCTTGGACTCTTACTTTCGAGCCCTGGCACAGACCCCAGCCCGTCTAGCCAGGCGAGCTTGTTCAGTCTCAACATCGCATGAAGAAATGAGCCAGGTCAAAGCAAGGTCTGGTTCTGTCATGCAAAGAACTCTTCGTTGGTACGACCTTGTTGGGTTTGGCATCGGTGGTATGGTTGGTGCTGGTGTTTTCGTCATCACTGGTCATGCCAGCCGTCTCCGCGCTGGCCCTTCAGTTGTTATCTCCTATGCCATTGCTGGTCTCTGTGCTCTGCTCTCTTCCTTCTGTTACACCGAGTTTGCCGTTGACATGCCCGTCGCCGGCGGGGCTTTCAGTTATCTCCGTATCACTTTTG GTGAATTTGCTGCGTTCTTAACCGGTGCAAATCTTATAATGGATTATGTCATGTCAAACGCTGCTGTTGCTAGGGGCTTCACTGCTTATCTAGGCTCAGCAATCGGCATCTCTACATCAAAATGGAGACTTGTCATCCATGGACTCCCTGATGGCTTCAATGAAATTGACACTTTCGCAGTTCTTGTTGTCTTAGCCATTACTCTCATCATCTGCTACAGGTAccattattgtttgttttttaaatgttcaGCGTATTCTCATCAGACCAGCTTACGCGTACTAAATTTGATTAGCTTGTTCTTGTTTTGTAGCACAAGAGAGAGTTCATTGGTGAACATGTTGTTAACAATTCTACACATTTTGTTCATTGGATTTGTGATACTAATGGGATTTTGGAAAGGAGATTGGAAAAACTTCACACAGCCTGCAAACCCAAACAACCCATCTGGGTTTTTCCCATTTGGAGCTCCTGGTGTGTTCAATGGAGCAGCCATGGTGTATTTGAGTTATATTGGATATGATGCTGTTTCTACTCTAGCTGAAGAAGTCCATGACCCTGTTAAGGATATCCCCATCGGAGTTTCAGGCTCTGTTATAATTGTCACCATTCTTTATTGCCTCATGGCTGCTTCAATGTCCATGCTCCTCCCTTATGATATG ATAGATGCGGACGCACCATTCTCAGCAGCATTCAGAGGGGAATCAGATGGCTGGCAATGGGTTTCTAATGTGATAGGGATGGGGGCCAGCTTTGGGATTCTTACATCATTATTAGTTGCAATGCTGGGACAAGCTAGATACTTGTGTGTGATCGGACGGTCCAATGTTGTCCCTGCTTGGTTTGCTAGGGTCCACCCAAAGACATCAACGCCTGTTAATGCTTCCGCATTTCTTG GAATCTTCACTGCAGCAATTGCGCTGTTCACTGATTTAAATGTCCTCCTCAACCTTGTATCAATAGGCACGCTATTTGTCTTCTACATGGTGGCCAATGCTTTGGTTTACAGACGTTACGTCGCGATAGGGACGACTAATCCATGGCCTACATTATCCTTCCTGTGTTCATTTTCCTTCACCTCTATTCTATTCACTCTCATATGGCATTTCATGCCTAATGGCAAGGGAAAAGCCTTTATGCTCGGTGCTTGCGCGGTGATAGCGATTGCAATAATACAGCTCTTTCATTGCATTGTGCCACAGGCAAGAAAGCCTGAATTTTGGGGTGTTCCGTTGATGCCATGGATACCATGTGCATCTATCTTCTTGAACATATTCCTGTTGGGGTCTCTTGATGGTCCATCCTATGTGCGGTTCGTCTTCTTTTCAGCTCTCGCTGTGCTTGTATATGTTCTGTACAGTGTCCACGCTAGCTTTGATGCTGAAGGGGGAGGCTCTATCGGTCAAAAGAATGGCGAGATTGCGAGGGAATCAGACGAGAGCGAGGACcatattaattctttcaaagTGTAA
- the LOC7490884 gene encoding cationic amino acid transporter 6, chloroplastic isoform X2, protein MESHGSSFSGLDSYFRALAQTPARLARRACSVSTSHEEMSQVKARSGSVMQRTLRWYDLVGFGIGGMVGAGVFVITGHASRLRAGPSVVISYAIAGLCALLSSFCYTEFAVDMPVAGGAFSYLRITFGEFAAFLTGANLIMDYVMSNAAVARGFTAYLGSAIGISTSKWRLVIHGLPDGFNEIDTFAVLVVLAITLIICYSTRESSLVNMLLTILHILFIGFVILMGFWKGDWKNFTQPANPNNPSGFFPFGAPGVFNGAAMVYLSYIGYDAVSTLAEEVHDPVKDIPIGVSGSVIIVTILYCLMAASMSMLLPYDMIDADAPFSAAFRGESDGWQWVSNVIGMGASFGILTSLLVAMLGQARYLCVIGRSNVVPAWFARVHPKTSTPVNASAFLGIFTAAIALFTDLNVLLNLVSIGTLFVFYMVANALVYRRYVAIGTTNPWPTLSFLCSFSFTSILFTLIWHFMPNGKGKAFMLGACAVIAIAIIQLFHCIVPQARKPEFWGVPLMPWIPCASIFLNIFLLGSLDGPSYVRFVFFSALAVLVYVLYSVHASFDAEGGGSIGQKNGEIARESDESEDHINSFKV, encoded by the exons ATGGAGAGCCATGGCTCCTCTTTCTCTGGCTTGGACTCTTACTTTCGAGCCCTGGCACAGACCCCAGCCCGTCTAGCCAGGCGAGCTTGTTCAGTCTCAACATCGCATGAAGAAATGAGCCAGGTCAAAGCAAGGTCTGGTTCTGTCATGCAAAGAACTCTTCGTTGGTACGACCTTGTTGGGTTTGGCATCGGTGGTATGGTTGGTGCTGGTGTTTTCGTCATCACTGGTCATGCCAGCCGTCTCCGCGCTGGCCCTTCAGTTGTTATCTCCTATGCCATTGCTGGTCTCTGTGCTCTGCTCTCTTCCTTCTGTTACACCGAGTTTGCCGTTGACATGCCCGTCGCCGGCGGGGCTTTCAGTTATCTCCGTATCACTTTTG GTGAATTTGCTGCGTTCTTAACCGGTGCAAATCTTATAATGGATTATGTCATGTCAAACGCTGCTGTTGCTAGGGGCTTCACTGCTTATCTAGGCTCAGCAATCGGCATCTCTACATCAAAATGGAGACTTGTCATCCATGGACTCCCTGATGGCTTCAATGAAATTGACACTTTCGCAGTTCTTGTTGTCTTAGCCATTACTCTCATCATCTGCTACAG CACAAGAGAGAGTTCATTGGTGAACATGTTGTTAACAATTCTACACATTTTGTTCATTGGATTTGTGATACTAATGGGATTTTGGAAAGGAGATTGGAAAAACTTCACACAGCCTGCAAACCCAAACAACCCATCTGGGTTTTTCCCATTTGGAGCTCCTGGTGTGTTCAATGGAGCAGCCATGGTGTATTTGAGTTATATTGGATATGATGCTGTTTCTACTCTAGCTGAAGAAGTCCATGACCCTGTTAAGGATATCCCCATCGGAGTTTCAGGCTCTGTTATAATTGTCACCATTCTTTATTGCCTCATGGCTGCTTCAATGTCCATGCTCCTCCCTTATGATATG ATAGATGCGGACGCACCATTCTCAGCAGCATTCAGAGGGGAATCAGATGGCTGGCAATGGGTTTCTAATGTGATAGGGATGGGGGCCAGCTTTGGGATTCTTACATCATTATTAGTTGCAATGCTGGGACAAGCTAGATACTTGTGTGTGATCGGACGGTCCAATGTTGTCCCTGCTTGGTTTGCTAGGGTCCACCCAAAGACATCAACGCCTGTTAATGCTTCCGCATTTCTTG GAATCTTCACTGCAGCAATTGCGCTGTTCACTGATTTAAATGTCCTCCTCAACCTTGTATCAATAGGCACGCTATTTGTCTTCTACATGGTGGCCAATGCTTTGGTTTACAGACGTTACGTCGCGATAGGGACGACTAATCCATGGCCTACATTATCCTTCCTGTGTTCATTTTCCTTCACCTCTATTCTATTCACTCTCATATGGCATTTCATGCCTAATGGCAAGGGAAAAGCCTTTATGCTCGGTGCTTGCGCGGTGATAGCGATTGCAATAATACAGCTCTTTCATTGCATTGTGCCACAGGCAAGAAAGCCTGAATTTTGGGGTGTTCCGTTGATGCCATGGATACCATGTGCATCTATCTTCTTGAACATATTCCTGTTGGGGTCTCTTGATGGTCCATCCTATGTGCGGTTCGTCTTCTTTTCAGCTCTCGCTGTGCTTGTATATGTTCTGTACAGTGTCCACGCTAGCTTTGATGCTGAAGGGGGAGGCTCTATCGGTCAAAAGAATGGCGAGATTGCGAGGGAATCAGACGAGAGCGAGGACcatattaattctttcaaagTGTAA
- the LOC7486888 gene encoding 40S ribosomal protein S17-4: MGRVRTKTVKKSSRQVIERYYSKMTLDFHTNKKILEEVAIIPSKRLRNKIAGFSTHLMKRIQKGPVRGISLKLQEEERERRMDFVPEESAIKIQEIKVDKETIDMLAALGMSDFPGIVEVEPQPMVPTQGFGRGGGARRY; encoded by the coding sequence ATGGGTCGTGTTCGTACTAAGACAGTGAAGAAGTCCTCACGCCAGGTTATTGAGAGGTACTACTCTAAAATGACATTGGATTTCCACACCAACAAGAAGATTTTGGAAGAGGTTGCTATCATCCCCTCAAAGAGGCTCCGCAACAAGATTGCTGGGTTCTCTACCCATCTAATGAAGCGTATTCAGAAGGGACCAGTCCGTGGCATCTCACTGAAACTTCAAGAGGAAGAGCGCGAGCGTCGTATGGACTTTGTGCCTGAAGAGTCTGCCATTAAGATCCAAGAGATTAAAGTTGACAAAGAGACCATTGACATGCTTGCTGCCCTTGGTATGTCAGACTTTCCTGGGATTGTTGAAGTTGAACCTCAGCCTATGGTTCCTACACAGGGCTTTGGCAGAGGAGGTGGTGCTAGGAGGTACTAG
- the LOC7486889 gene encoding pentatricopeptide repeat-containing protein At5g04810, chloroplastic: MDILPLSTIPHFPHCPPPFSSNTTTTTTTASISFSLKPPPPPPPEPTNSSSIRRPKSLNPTPAPTPTPTPTPAPTTPKIPQNPLKTLLNPSKPQITSSSATSTTDPLSLSTKLRLSSKLSHPPPPPPPLETTRTPEAETQETRKVENEAPKTDFCQKGKIFIGNLPNWIKKHELSEFFRQFGPIKNVVLINGHNETERNAGFGFIIYDGPTAEKSAMKAEEFDGMEFHGRVLTVKLDDGRRLKAKAEERKNWVDGEDGGDYRSKWHEEREGSTKAFRKVLDTQPENWQAVVSAFERIKKPARREFGLMVGYYARRGDMHRARQTFESMRARGIYPSSHVYTSLIHAYAVGRDMEEALSCVRKMKEEGVEMSLVTYSIVVGGFAKIGNAEAAEHWFKEAKERHTNLNAIIYGSIIYAYCQSCNMDRAESLVREMEEEGIDAPIDIYHTMMNGYTMIGNEEKCLIVFKRLKECGFAPSVISYGCLINMYTKIGKVSKALEVSKMMESAGIKHNMKTYSMLINGFLKLKDWTNAFTVFEDVIEDGLKPDVVLYNNIIKAFCGMGNMDRAIHMVKEMQKKRHRPTSRTFMPIIHGFARAGEMRRALEIFDMMRRSGCIPTVHTFNALVLGLVEKRQMEKAVEILDEMALAGVSPDEHTYTTIMNGYAALGDTGKAFEYFTKLRNEGLELDVFTYEALLKACCKSGRMQSALAVTREMSAQNIPRNTFVYNILIDGWARRGDVWEAADLMQQMKQEGVQPDIHTYTSFINACCKAGDMLRATKTIQEMEALGVKPNVKTYTTLIHGWACASLPEKALRCFEEMKLAGLKPDKAVYHCLMTSLLSRATVAEAYIYSGILSICREMIESELTVDMGTAVYWSKCLRKIEGTGGELTEALQKTFPPDWNAHHSPSPEANYESGIESDIDDEPSNDGDNNMFLAGVNDGDSEDDIDDHDENKDFKQRLWV, encoded by the exons ATGGATATTTTGCCTCTCTCCACCATCCCGCACTTTCCTCATTGCCCCCCTCCTTTCTCctccaacaccaccaccaccacaaccaccGCTTCCATTTCTTTCTCCCTCAAACCACCACCTCCACCGCCACCAGAACCCACCAATTCTTCCTCTATCCGCCGTCCCAAATCACTCAATCCCACCCCCGCCCCAACCCCCACCCCAACCCCCACCCCCGCCCCCACAACTCCTAAAATCCCCCAAAACCCACTCAAAACCCTCCTTAACCCCTCCAAACCCCAAATAACAAGCTCCAGTGCCACTAGCACCACCgaccctctttctctctccaccaaACTCCGCCTCTCCAGCAAACTCTCTCACCCACcaccgccgccgccgccacttGAAACCACTCGAACCCCAGAAGCTGAAACCCAAGAGACTCGAAAAGTAGAAAATGAAGCCCCCAAAACTGATTTCTGCCAAAAAGGGAAGATCTTTATTGGAAATTTACCAAACTGGATAAAAAAACACGAACTTTCTGAATTCTTTCGCCAATTCGGTCCTATAAAGAATGTAGTTTTGATAAATGGTCATAATGAGACTGAAAGGAATGCTGGTTTCGGGTTTATTATCTATGATGGTCCAACTGCAGAGAAGTCTGCAATGAAAGCTGAGGAATTTGATGGAATGGAGTTTCATGGGAGGGTTTTGACTGTGAAATTGGATGATGGGAGAAGATTGAAGGCGAAAGCAGAGGAAAGGAAGAATTGGGTTGATGGAGAGGATGGGGGTGACTATAGGTCTAAATGGCACGAAGAAAGAGAAGGGTCTACAAAGGCTTTTCGGAAGGTTTTAGACACGCAACCGGAGAATTGGCAGGCAGTTGTTAGTGCTTTCGAAAGGATTAAGAAG CCTGCTAGAAGGGAGTTTGGATTAATGGTGGGTTACTATGCGAGGCGAGGGGATATGCATCGTGCACGACAAACTTTTGAGAGCATGCGAGCAAGGGGAATATATCCGAGTTCACATGTCTATACAAG CCTTATTCACGCTTATGCAGTTGGTAGAGACATGGAAGAAGCACTGTCTTGTGTTAGGAAAATGAAGGAAGAGGGTGTTGAAATGAGCCTGGTGACATATAGTATAGTTGTTGGAGGATTTGCCAAAATTGGCAATGCTGA AGCTGCAGAGCACTGGTTTAAGGAGGCCAAAGAGAGGCATACAAATTTGAATGCAATCATTTATGGGAGCATTATATATGCTTATTG TCAGTCATGCAATATGGATCGAGCTGAATCTTTGGTGAGGGAGATGGAAGAAGAAGGTATAGATGCTCCTATTGACATATATCATACCATGATGAACGGTTACACTATGattggaaatgaagaaaaatgccTGATTGTATTCAAAAGGCTTAAG GAATGTGGATTTGCTCCTTCAGTGATTAGCTATGGATGTCTCATCAATATGTACACCAAG ATAGGTAAAGTTTCTAAAGCCCTGGAGGTTAGCAAAATGATGGAATCAGCTGGCATAAAGCATAACATGAAGACGTATTCCATGTTGATCAATGGGTTCTTGAAGTTAAAGGATTGGACCAATGCATTTACAGTTTTTGAAGATGTTATCGAAGATGGTTTGAAACCTGATGTGGTTCTCTATAATAACATTATCAAAGCATTCTGTGGAATGGGAAATATGGATCGTGCCATCCATATGGTGAAGGAAATGCAGAAGAAAAGACATCGGCCTACTTCACGTACATTTATGCCCATTATACATGGATTTGCAAGAGCTGGGGAAATGAGGAGGGCCCTAGAAATTTTTGATATGATGAGGCGGAGTGGGTGCATTCCAACTGTGCACACCTTCAATGCTTTGGTTCTCGGCCTTGTTGAGAAGCGTCAG ATGGAGAAGGCTGTTGAAATATTGGATGAGATGGCATTGGCAGGTGTAAGTCCAGATGAACACACATACACGACAATCATGAATGGTTATGCAGCATTAGGTGATACTGGAAAGGCCTTCGAGTATTTTACCAAATTAAGAAATGAAGGACTAGAACTTGATGTGTTTACATATGAGGCATTGCTCAAGGCATGTTGCAAGTCAGGCAGGATGCAAAGTGCTTTAGCAGTTACAAGAGAAATGAGTGCTCAAAATATCCCAAGAAACACCTTTGTCTATAACATATTAATCGATGG ATGGGCTCGAAGAGGTGATGTTTGGGAGGCTGCTGACCTTATGCAGCAAATGAAGCAAGAAGGGGTTCAACCTGATATTCATACATATACATCCTTTATAAATGCTTGTTGCAAGGCTGGAGACATGCTG agagcaacaaaaacaatacaagaaatGGAGGCTTTAGGAGTGAAGCCAAATGTGAAAACCTACACCACATTGATTCATGGGTGGGCATGTGCTTCTCTTCCAGAGAAAGCATTGCGCTGCTTTGAAGAGATGAAGTTGGCTGGATTAAAGCCTGATAAAGCTGTGTACCATTGCTTAATGACATCATTGTTGTCAAGGGCTACTGTTGCTGAAGCATACATTTACTCTGGGATTCTGTCCATTTGCAGAGAAATGATAGAATCTGAGTTGACTGTAGATATGGGGACTGCAGTTTACTGGTCCAAATGTTTACGCAAAATCGAAGGAACGGGAGGAGAGCTCACAGAAGCTTTACAGAAGACCTTCCCTCCAGATTGGAATGCGCATCACTCTCCCTCTCCCGAGGCAAACTACGAATCAGGTATTGAATCAGATATTGATGATGAACCCAGCAATGATGGtgataataacatgtttttggcTGGTGTGAATGATGGAGATAGCGAAGATGACATCGATGATCATGATGAGAACAAGGATTTCAAACAGAGATTATGGGTTTAA